The following are encoded together in the Zonotrichia albicollis isolate bZonAlb1 chromosome 10, bZonAlb1.hap1, whole genome shotgun sequence genome:
- the MRAS gene encoding ras-related protein M-Ras: protein MATSAVPSENLPTYKLVVVGDGGVGKSALTIQFFQKIFVPDYDPTIEDSYLKHTEIDGQWAILDVLDTAGQEEFSAMREQYMRTGDGFLIVYSVTDKASFEHVDRFHQLILRVKDRESFPMILVANKVDLMHLRKITREQGREMATKHNIPYIETSAKDPPLNVDKAFHDLVRVIRQQIPEKSQKKKKKTKWRGDRATGSHKLQCVIL, encoded by the exons ATGGCTACAAGCGCCGTTCCCAGCGAAAACCTGCCCACGTACAAGCTGGTGGTTGTTGGAGATGGTGGTGTGGGCAAGAGTGCTCTCACTATTCAGTTTTTCCAGAAGATTTTTGTGCCAGATTACGACCCAACTATTGAAGACTCCTACCTGAAGCACACAGAAATAGATGGGCAGTGGGCAATTCTTGATG TTCTGGATACTGCAGGCCAGGAGGAGTTCAGTGCAATGCGGGAGCAGTACATGAGGACTGGAGATGGTTTCCTCATCGTCTACTCGGTGACAGACAAGGCCAGCTTCGAGCACGTGGACCGGTTCCACCAGCTGATCCTCAGAGTCAAGGACAG GGAGTCTTTTCCAATGATTTTGGTGGCAAACAAAGTTGATCTAATGCACTTACGGAAAATTACAAGAGAACAGGGGAGAGAAATGGCAACAAAACATAAC ATTCCTTATATAGAAACCAGTGCCAAGGACCCACCTCTGAACGTGGACAAGGCCTTCCATGATCTCGTGAGGGTTATAAG GCAACAGATCCCAGAGAAAAgccagaagaagaagaaaaagaccaAATGGCGAGGGGACAGAGCTACGGGCTCCCACAAACTCCAGTGTGTGATTTTGTGA